In Desulfuribacillus stibiiarsenatis, a genomic segment contains:
- the icd gene encoding isocitrate dehydrogenase (NADP(+)), with protein MLTGSKITIQNGKLNVPNNPIIPFIEGDGIGPDIWSASVRVFDAAVAKAYNGEKKIAWKEVLAGEKAKNETGEWLPDATIEAMKEYIVGIKGPLTTPVGGGIRSLNVALRQILDLYACVRPVRYFTGVPSPVKEPEKVDMVIFRENTEDVYSGIEWSEGSEQAKKIIAYINEEFGKNIRPDSGIGIKPVSIEGSKRLVRKAIQYAIDLKRSSVTLVHKGNIMKFTEGAFKDWGYEVATQEFREYIITEDELWNEYNGKVPEGKIVVKDRIADNMFQQALIRPEEYDVIATLNLNGDYLSDALAAQVGGLGLAPGGNISNHIAIFEATHGTAPKYAGLDKVNPSSVILSGVMMLDYLGWTEAASMITEAMEKAIQQKTVTYDLARQMDQATELKTSEFADAIIKNLS; from the coding sequence ATCTTGACAGGTTCAAAAATAACGATTCAAAATGGTAAGTTAAACGTTCCAAACAATCCAATTATTCCTTTTATTGAGGGAGATGGAATCGGGCCAGACATTTGGAGCGCGTCTGTTCGCGTGTTTGACGCGGCTGTAGCAAAGGCATACAACGGAGAAAAGAAGATTGCTTGGAAAGAAGTCTTAGCTGGTGAAAAGGCGAAGAACGAAACAGGTGAATGGTTGCCTGATGCGACGATTGAAGCAATGAAGGAATACATAGTAGGAATTAAGGGACCATTAACGACTCCAGTAGGTGGAGGGATTCGTTCTTTAAATGTTGCTCTTCGACAAATTTTAGACTTGTACGCATGCGTTCGTCCTGTTCGTTATTTTACAGGAGTACCTAGCCCTGTGAAAGAGCCTGAAAAGGTAGATATGGTGATTTTCCGTGAAAATACCGAGGATGTATACTCTGGTATCGAGTGGAGCGAAGGTAGCGAGCAAGCGAAGAAAATCATTGCCTATATCAATGAGGAGTTTGGTAAGAACATCCGTCCTGACTCTGGTATTGGAATTAAGCCAGTCTCTATTGAAGGTAGTAAGCGTCTTGTGCGTAAAGCGATTCAATATGCTATTGATTTAAAGCGTAGTAGTGTTACGTTAGTTCATAAAGGAAACATCATGAAATTCACGGAAGGCGCGTTTAAAGATTGGGGCTATGAAGTAGCTACTCAAGAATTCCGCGAGTACATTATCACAGAAGATGAACTATGGAATGAATATAATGGGAAAGTCCCAGAAGGCAAAATCGTTGTAAAAGATCGCATTGCTGACAATATGTTCCAGCAGGCGTTAATTCGTCCAGAAGAATATGATGTTATAGCAACGCTTAACCTAAATGGAGACTATTTGTCAGATGCTCTAGCTGCACAGGTTGGTGGTTTAGGACTAGCTCCAGGTGGAAATATCAGCAATCATATTGCGATTTTCGAAGCAACGCATGGAACAGCACCTAAGTATGCGGGTCTTGATAAGGTTAACCCAAGCTCTGTGATTCTTTCGGGTGTGATGATGCTCGACTATCTTGGATGGACAGAAGCAGCTTCCATGATTACCGAAGCTATGGAAAAAGCAATTCAACAAAAGACAGTCACTTATGACTTAGCGAGACAAATGGACCAAGCTACTGAGTTAAAGACATCTGAATTTGCTGATGCGATTATAAAAAATTTATCTTAG
- a CDS encoding DUF441 domain-containing protein codes for MSQASIFLILLLGLGLLSKNQSVVVAVAVLLLIRWTTLSPYIFPWLKSHGLNVGIIIITIAVLIPIATGEVELRQLSDTLQSPQGWIVIISGLLVAMLGGAGVDLLKNDPQLTGGLVIGTILGVIFLKGIPVGPLIGAGIAVIFMRIYAMFSG; via the coding sequence ATGTCTCAAGCATCGATATTTTTAATCCTATTACTTGGTTTGGGATTACTTAGTAAGAATCAATCTGTGGTAGTGGCTGTAGCGGTTTTACTGTTGATTCGTTGGACAACTTTATCACCATATATCTTTCCTTGGTTGAAGAGTCATGGATTAAATGTGGGAATTATTATTATAACCATAGCCGTTTTAATTCCGATTGCCACTGGTGAAGTGGAGTTACGGCAGCTCTCGGATACCTTGCAATCTCCACAAGGTTGGATTGTAATTATATCCGGATTATTAGTAGCAATGCTTGGTGGTGCTGGAGTTGACTTACTCAAGAATGACCCGCAGCTTACGGGTGGATTAGTCATAGGGACGATTTTGGGAGTCATTTTTCTAAAGGGGATTCCAGTCGGACCTTTAATTGGTGCTGGAATTGCGGTGATATTCATGCGGATTTATGCGATGTTTAGCGGTTGA
- the mdh gene encoding malate dehydrogenase has translation MKRNKITIIGAGNVGATAAHWAASKELGDIVLVDVVEGVPQGKALDLMEAAPVEGFDSIIVGTNNYEDTADSDVIVITAGLARKPGMTREDLVQKNSQIIRHVTAEAVKYSPNAYIVVVTNPLDVMCKVALEASGFPKHRVMGQSGVLDSARFRTFIARELNISFEDVSAFVLGGHGDEMVPLVRYSYAGGIPIETLIPKDRLDAIVERTRKGGAEIVNLLKTGSAFFAPASSTIQMVEAILKDKKRILPVAAYLEGEYGQNGIYLGVPAIVGGNGVEKIIEIELTEEEKQALQKSADMVHETLKACN, from the coding sequence ATGAAGAGAAATAAGATTACGATTATTGGGGCTGGAAACGTAGGTGCTACTGCAGCACATTGGGCAGCAAGTAAAGAGCTTGGGGATATCGTGCTTGTTGACGTAGTAGAAGGGGTACCACAAGGGAAAGCTTTAGATCTTATGGAAGCTGCGCCAGTAGAAGGCTTTGATTCAATTATCGTGGGAACTAACAACTACGAAGACACTGCTGATTCTGATGTAATTGTAATAACAGCAGGACTTGCACGCAAGCCCGGTATGACTCGTGAAGATTTAGTGCAAAAGAATTCTCAAATCATTCGCCATGTAACAGCTGAAGCTGTTAAGTATTCGCCAAATGCGTACATAGTGGTAGTAACAAATCCGCTGGATGTAATGTGTAAGGTTGCTTTAGAAGCTAGTGGTTTCCCTAAGCATAGAGTAATGGGACAATCTGGAGTACTTGATTCTGCTCGCTTCCGTACATTTATTGCTCGTGAATTAAATATCTCTTTTGAGGATGTTAGTGCATTCGTACTTGGTGGACACGGTGATGAAATGGTACCACTTGTTCGCTATAGCTATGCAGGTGGAATCCCAATTGAAACATTAATCCCTAAAGATCGTTTAGATGCGATTGTTGAGAGAACGCGTAAAGGCGGAGCTGAAATCGTGAATTTATTGAAGACAGGAAGTGCATTCTTTGCACCAGCTTCTTCGACAATTCAAATGGTGGAGGCAATCCTTAAAGATAAGAAACGCATTTTACCTGTGGCTGCGTACTTAGAAGGTGAATACGGTCAAAACGGTATATATCTTGGAGTGCCTGCTATCGTAGGTGGTAACGGCGTAGAGAAAATTATTGAAATCGAACTTACTGAGGAAGAGAAGCAAGCGTTACAAAAGTCTGCTGACATGGTGCATGAGACTTTAAAGGCTTGCAACTAA
- a CDS encoding DMT family transporter, with translation MAPLSDINKTYISLILSTFIWGSAFIAAKVSVAVFHPFTVAFLRFFGASIVLWIVMTLREPNRPKLAKQDIITFTILGLVGIYGYNVLFFYGVMLAPVTKSSLMIATNPIFIAILSVIVLKEKLRPLQFLGVLLGIVGAFVIITNGSILSFFEAGVTKVDFILIGAVICWAIYSIVGKISLQRFSPLVSTTYACIAGTFFLFVFSLPQIMNEQYSNANITVWSAIVYMAVVVSALSFVLWYDGIRVVGAAKAASFINLMPISAVTLAVLIFGEKLSIYQFYGAVLIIIGVYLSNRKYSTKPLVNQEQNIKLQDS, from the coding sequence TTGGCACCGTTATCAGACATAAACAAAACGTATATCTCTTTAATTCTATCAACCTTTATATGGGGAAGTGCATTCATTGCCGCAAAGGTTTCCGTTGCGGTGTTTCATCCCTTTACCGTCGCGTTCCTACGTTTTTTCGGGGCATCGATTGTACTATGGATTGTCATGACACTTCGAGAGCCCAATCGACCGAAGTTAGCCAAGCAAGATATTATAACATTTACCATTTTAGGGCTTGTGGGAATCTACGGCTATAATGTCTTATTCTTTTATGGCGTAATGCTTGCACCTGTTACGAAAAGCTCATTAATGATCGCAACAAATCCAATATTTATTGCTATTTTATCTGTTATTGTACTAAAAGAAAAGTTGCGTCCACTACAATTTTTGGGTGTCCTGTTGGGAATCGTAGGTGCCTTTGTGATTATCACGAATGGCTCCATCCTATCATTCTTTGAAGCTGGAGTGACAAAAGTAGACTTCATTCTTATTGGTGCCGTCATTTGTTGGGCGATTTACTCGATTGTTGGGAAAATTAGTTTACAGCGGTTTTCACCACTCGTATCAACGACATATGCGTGTATTGCAGGCACATTCTTTCTGTTTGTCTTTTCTTTACCACAGATTATGAACGAACAATATTCAAATGCTAACATTACCGTATGGTCAGCGATTGTCTATATGGCTGTTGTCGTGTCCGCCTTAAGCTTTGTTCTTTGGTATGATGGTATCCGTGTAGTTGGCGCTGCGAAAGCTGCATCTTTTATTAACTTAATGCCAATTTCAGCAGTTACACTAGCTGTCTTAATATTCGGAGAAAAGTTATCGATTTATCAATTCTATGGGGCAGTGCTTATCATCATAGGAGTATATTTGAGTAATCGTAAGTATTCTACAAAACCTCTTGTTAACCAAGAACAGAATATCAAATTACAGGATTCTTAG
- the pfkA gene encoding 6-phosphofructokinase produces the protein MKNIAVLTSGGDSPGMNAAIRAVVRKGLYHQLNVFGVYRGYQGLIENDLKEMKVHSVADIIQRGGTILYTARSEEFRTPEGQRKAVDNLKNNGIEGLIVIGGDGSFRGSMELAKLGIRVIGIPGTIDNDIPGTDQTIGFDTAVNTVISLIDKIRDTASSHDRTFIVEVMGRSAGDIAVRAGLAGGAESIIIPERDFDYDDITDRLMKGHNRGKKHSIIIVAEGIGSGEAIAERIKQSTGLDTRVTVLGHVQRGGSPTAYDRWLASLMGGKAVDLLLNNQSGLMVSIVNQNIVGVPFEQAFSEKPKIDLDAYELSKILSI, from the coding sequence ATCATCAATTAAATGTTTTTGGTGTATATCGTGGCTATCAGGGTCTTATTGAGAATGATTTGAAAGAGATGAAAGTTCACTCTGTAGCAGATATTATACAACGTGGTGGTACGATACTATACACGGCTCGTAGTGAAGAATTCCGAACTCCAGAGGGGCAGAGAAAAGCTGTTGATAACCTCAAGAATAATGGCATTGAAGGGCTTATTGTGATTGGTGGGGATGGCTCTTTCCGTGGGTCTATGGAGCTTGCGAAACTAGGAATCCGTGTAATTGGGATTCCAGGGACGATTGATAATGATATCCCTGGTACAGACCAGACGATAGGTTTCGATACTGCCGTGAACACAGTAATCTCACTCATTGATAAAATTCGCGATACGGCAAGCTCGCATGACCGTACATTTATTGTAGAAGTCATGGGACGTAGTGCAGGGGACATCGCTGTACGTGCGGGACTCGCAGGTGGTGCAGAATCTATCATTATCCCAGAACGAGACTTTGACTACGATGATATTACTGATCGCCTAATGAAGGGTCATAATCGAGGGAAGAAACACAGTATCATTATTGTGGCAGAAGGAATTGGATCTGGAGAAGCGATTGCAGAACGGATTAAGCAATCGACTGGACTTGATACGCGTGTTACTGTCTTAGGGCATGTACAAAGAGGGGGTTCGCCAACAGCATACGATCGATGGTTAGCAAGTCTGATGGGTGGTAAAGCAGTAGACTTACTATTGAATAATCAATCGGGCTTAATGGTTTCAATAGTGAACCAGAATATTGTAGGAGTACCTTTTGAACAAGCGTTTTCGGAAAAACCGAAAATTGACCTAGATGCATATGAATTATCGAAAATTTTATCCATTTAG
- the pyk gene encoding pyruvate kinase — MRKTKIVATIGPATDSLETLRGIIKAGINVARLNFSHGSHEEHKRRVELVRKVSQSVNIPVAIMVDTKGPEIRTKEVVDGKVELKSGEMITLVPGDFIGTQEKVAITYDHLAEDLSVGDTILVDDGLIELKVVSIAASEVHCKIINSGILKNKKGINLPGISTQLPSITEKDVQDILFAIENNVEFIAASFIRKALDVLQIREILEKHNSKIQIISKIESTEAVVNIDEIIEVSDGIMVARGDLGVEIPPEQVPLVQKEIIKKCNEAGKPVVTATQMLDSMQRNPRPTRAEASDVANAILDGTDAIMLSGETAAGDYPLQAVSIMAQIAETTENSNIYKNNLRADYQCILPSSVTSAISYAVANVAHELHAKAVVTSTSSGYTARMVSKFRPACQIIAVTPDPLVSRQLLISWGIQPVLGKETHSTDEMFRVAIEAVDHSKYIKSGDLIIITAGVPVGQSGTTNLMKVHIMGEIIGRGTGVGEKSVSGIARVCEVNSTACDEMKEGEILITYATEKDLMPAIEKASAIITEEAGITSHAAIVGISLGIPVIVGVRGILHKVKNGDEITVDASRGVIYSGRANIL, encoded by the coding sequence ATGCGAAAGACAAAAATAGTCGCGACAATAGGACCAGCTACAGACTCACTAGAAACATTAAGAGGAATCATTAAAGCAGGCATTAATGTCGCAAGGTTAAATTTCTCTCATGGATCCCATGAAGAACACAAACGTCGAGTCGAGCTTGTTCGTAAAGTTAGCCAATCAGTAAATATTCCTGTTGCGATTATGGTAGATACGAAGGGCCCAGAGATTCGTACGAAGGAAGTAGTAGATGGGAAGGTAGAGTTAAAGTCAGGTGAAATGATCACATTAGTTCCAGGCGATTTTATAGGAACACAGGAAAAGGTAGCAATCACGTATGACCATTTAGCTGAAGATTTATCGGTTGGCGATACGATCCTTGTGGATGATGGTCTAATCGAATTAAAGGTCGTTAGTATTGCTGCATCTGAGGTACATTGTAAGATTATCAACTCAGGAATATTGAAGAACAAGAAAGGAATTAATCTTCCAGGAATATCCACACAACTTCCAAGTATTACAGAAAAAGATGTGCAAGATATTCTGTTTGCGATTGAGAACAATGTAGAATTCATTGCTGCCTCGTTTATTAGAAAAGCCCTTGATGTGTTACAAATTCGTGAGATTTTAGAGAAACATAATTCGAAAATCCAAATTATCTCTAAAATTGAAAGCACAGAAGCGGTTGTAAATATTGATGAAATTATCGAAGTGTCCGACGGAATTATGGTAGCTCGTGGGGATTTAGGAGTAGAGATTCCGCCAGAGCAAGTCCCACTAGTGCAAAAAGAAATTATTAAAAAATGTAACGAAGCTGGTAAGCCAGTTGTAACGGCTACGCAAATGCTTGATTCTATGCAGCGCAATCCTCGACCAACAAGGGCAGAAGCAAGCGATGTAGCTAATGCAATCCTCGATGGAACAGACGCCATTATGTTATCTGGTGAGACGGCTGCCGGCGATTATCCATTGCAAGCAGTTTCTATCATGGCTCAAATTGCAGAAACAACAGAAAACTCGAATATTTATAAGAATAACTTGCGTGCCGACTATCAATGCATTCTTCCATCATCCGTTACTAGCGCAATCAGTTATGCTGTCGCGAATGTCGCCCACGAACTACATGCAAAAGCAGTAGTCACATCAACATCTAGTGGATATACAGCTAGAATGGTATCGAAGTTTCGTCCAGCATGTCAGATTATAGCGGTTACACCAGATCCGTTGGTGAGCAGACAATTGCTTATTTCCTGGGGAATACAGCCTGTATTAGGCAAGGAAACCCATTCTACGGACGAAATGTTCCGAGTTGCGATTGAAGCTGTAGACCATTCGAAATATATTAAAAGCGGTGATTTGATTATTATCACTGCCGGTGTACCAGTAGGGCAGTCAGGAACTACGAATCTAATGAAGGTTCATATTATGGGTGAAATCATTGGAAGAGGGACTGGTGTTGGTGAGAAGAGTGTAAGTGGAATTGCTCGTGTATGTGAAGTCAATAGTACTGCCTGTGATGAGATGAAAGAAGGAGAAATTCTAATCACATACGCTACTGAGAAAGATCTTATGCCAGCCATAGAAAAAGCGAGTGCGATTATCACTGAGGAAGCTGGAATCACATCACATGCGGCCATCGTTGGTATTAGCTTAGGCATACCTGTCATTGTAGGTGTTCGAGGAATTTTACATAAAGTGAAAAATGGTGATGAAATTACCGTAGATGCATCGCGCGGCGTAATCTACTCAGGTAGAGCAAATATACTATAA
- a CDS encoding FxsA family protein, whose amino-acid sequence MLRLLTLLFILVPALEIYVIIKVGQIFGAWTTLGFIIFTGFLGAYLAKSQGRQTLLLAQLDLQQGRIPGEAILDGLAILVGGLLLLTPGFVTDVVGFLLLIPTSRGILKLWMRTWFSNILRSGNILIYKKW is encoded by the coding sequence ATGCTAAGACTACTTACCCTACTGTTTATACTTGTTCCTGCTTTAGAAATTTATGTTATTATTAAAGTTGGTCAAATCTTCGGCGCTTGGACTACCCTTGGATTCATCATATTCACAGGCTTTTTAGGAGCATATTTGGCAAAAAGTCAAGGAAGACAGACGTTATTACTTGCACAATTAGATTTACAGCAAGGAAGGATTCCGGGCGAGGCAATATTAGATGGCTTAGCCATTCTGGTTGGTGGGTTACTTTTATTGACTCCAGGGTTTGTAACAGATGTTGTAGGGTTTCTTTTGTTAATACCGACGTCCAGGGGGATTTTAAAACTATGGATGAGAACATGGTTTTCAAACATCCTGCGTTCTGGGAACATACTAATATACAAAAAGTGGTAA
- the ytvI gene encoding sporulation integral membrane protein YtvI, with amino-acid sequence MFTKRNGVILLRLLILLLILSIIGYLFVHLFAIFLPFILGTFVAFLMVPLINVLEKRYRMHRSVATLIILLLFLVVGTTFITLITAQIISEGIKLAYQLPNYIAASTEYMQELLVQEYFVDYFDTLNDYYQGLPAEAQHNIMMTIQSNFPSLVDQVQAFIKTVLTDTVRIVGGIPGTLTIVVVAILAAYFIAKDWNLYKAKLQERLPEEVSDKGAIVYHQLVKAFGGYIKAQAILVSVTGVIVIIGLIALDVEYAFTLGLISAFLDILPYIGIGLLFVPWVIYLFIFGQYKLAIGLSVLYLAIAITRQSIEPQILSSSVGTKPLPTLIALYVGLKTLGVFGLIMGPIILVLLTTLYKAEVFHDIWKVVKE; translated from the coding sequence GTGTTCACAAAAAGAAATGGCGTAATTTTACTTCGATTGCTTATATTGTTATTGATTTTGTCCATTATAGGATATTTGTTTGTGCATTTATTTGCTATCTTCTTACCTTTTATTTTAGGAACTTTCGTTGCTTTTCTTATGGTTCCATTAATTAATGTTTTGGAAAAACGATATCGGATGCATCGGTCCGTAGCAACTCTAATCATCTTATTATTATTCTTAGTAGTTGGGACAACCTTTATTACCTTAATTACGGCGCAAATTATCTCTGAAGGAATTAAGCTTGCTTATCAGCTACCAAATTATATTGCGGCCAGTACGGAATATATGCAGGAATTATTAGTACAAGAGTATTTTGTCGATTACTTTGATACTCTGAATGATTATTATCAAGGCTTACCAGCAGAAGCGCAACACAATATTATGATGACTATTCAAAGCAATTTCCCTAGTTTAGTGGATCAGGTGCAGGCATTTATTAAAACCGTGCTCACGGATACAGTGCGTATCGTAGGTGGTATACCGGGGACTTTAACTATCGTTGTAGTGGCGATTCTAGCAGCATATTTCATAGCAAAGGATTGGAACCTCTATAAAGCCAAACTACAAGAGCGTCTCCCCGAGGAAGTTTCTGATAAAGGAGCGATTGTATACCATCAGCTTGTGAAAGCTTTCGGCGGCTATATCAAAGCCCAAGCAATTCTAGTAAGTGTCACAGGGGTTATCGTTATTATTGGACTGATAGCACTAGATGTAGAATATGCGTTTACGCTAGGACTAATCTCTGCATTTCTTGATATCTTACCTTACATTGGTATTGGACTACTGTTTGTTCCTTGGGTTATATATCTCTTTATCTTCGGGCAATACAAGCTTGCCATTGGCCTTTCTGTACTTTATCTAGCGATTGCAATTACAAGACAATCAATTGAACCGCAGATTCTATCTTCTAGTGTTGGAACGAAGCCCTTACCGACATTAATCGCATTATATGTTGGTCTGAAAACTTTAGGGGTATTTGGACTCATCATGGGGCCCATCATACTCGTACTATTGACTACCTTGTATAAAGCAGAAGTATTCCATGACATATGGAAAGTGGTAAAAGAGTAA
- a CDS encoding acyl-CoA thioesterase, translating into MTGHNYSELRVRYQETDQMQVVYHSNYAIWFEVARTDFMRTHGISYKSLEEDGIMMPVVDLYCKYVKPAKYDDIVEIHTAIHDFTGVKLVFTYKVVHKERQELLATGYTTHALIQNGRPISIQRKYPQLARIIEQLWGGAQC; encoded by the coding sequence ATGACAGGTCATAACTATTCAGAACTGCGCGTTCGATATCAGGAAACAGATCAAATGCAAGTAGTATACCATTCGAATTATGCCATATGGTTTGAAGTGGCTCGGACGGATTTCATGAGGACCCATGGCATTAGCTATAAGAGTTTAGAAGAAGATGGAATCATGATGCCTGTCGTGGACTTATACTGTAAATATGTAAAGCCTGCGAAATATGATGACATTGTTGAGATTCATACAGCGATTCATGATTTTACAGGTGTAAAGCTTGTTTTTACCTACAAAGTGGTTCATAAAGAGAGACAAGAGCTACTGGCGACAGGGTATACAACACATGCATTGATTCAAAATGGTAGACCAATCAGCATACAAAGAAAGTATCCGCAATTGGCGCGAATCATTGAACAACTATGGGGGGGTGCACAATGCTAA